The Oryzias latipes chromosome 8, ASM223467v1 genomic interval TGAAGGTTTAATAAGCAGAGAACAAACACCCTGTGCTTGTTGGATCAACTGGCTTCAATAGGAAAGAGAATGGATTTAATCATCTTAGCAGATAAATGTTGATTTATtaccaaaacagaaatgttcccCTTTCCTCTCATTAAACTGATGATTGAAAGGAAATGATAATTGATCACTTTTTTAATGGCAGTGGGAGACCCGGTGTGCCGTTGGTGGGCTCTGGTGCTGAAGGCGGCCGTCCACTGGCTGCAGGGCGACGATGTTGCTGTGAAGTCACTTCTGACCGAAGCGGAGCGAATGCCGAGAGCTCTGCACGTCCTCGAGTAAGTGTCGGACAACAGAAACGACTAAAACAGGTTGTTCCTGGAGAGTTTTGCTCGATCGGGGAATCACCGTTCGGACTTGCTGTGATGGGATGTTTGCTCTGTTTCAGCCACCCCCTGCCCAAAGCCGTGCTGCTTCTTTGTAAGGTGGTTCAGATGAGCCTGTGCTCTCTGAAGGGAGAAGGCCTGATCGCCTGCCTGGCTCACTGCGACCGAGCCAGCGGGTACCTGCGCTCCAGTGTCTCTGTGCCGCTCGGCCTGTCTGGAAGCTGGCTGAACAAGGTCAGGTGCAACAACGCATCAGCTTTTCCTACACATCTGCCCTGTGATCAGAGGCTTTAATCTGAGATCATCGGCCGTCCTCTTCATGATGCATGTTGGATACGCTCCTAAAGGTCACCATGCATCAGCGTGTGgggctgtgtgagtgtgtgcacaGTGTGGGTGGCAGGAGGTGGCTGTGGTGCATTGTAGTTGCATTGCATGATCCTGAAGCTGAGTGCGATGCGTCTGCAGTGCAATACAGAGGCCTCCCAGATCTGCACGCACCCGCTCCACACCGCTCCACATGCCACGAAATGGCTCTTGATTTTTGGCGTGCATGCTGGTGCTGGTGATGGGATCGGCTTTGATCAAACTTCTGCAACAGCTTCAACAACAAATGCATTCCTTCAAATGTGTTCTAATGGATGTGAAAAAGCAGACAGTAACTCcccttctctttctttctcctccaaggGGGTGGAGCTCCTGGTCTGTGATCTCCTGTTGACCTTAAGGACCAGTTTATGGCAGCGAGCCGGCAGCAGTAACGGCGAACCTGGTCCAGCGCCTGGAACACAGCTGTCTGGTTTTCAAAGAGACCTGAGCGCACTCCGAAAGCTCACGCAGTGCTACAGGCAAGCGCAGCACAAGGTACTGCCTGGCTTTACGGAACCACACCTTTCTGATTGATTTCTGGGCAAAACCCGCCTCATAGGTGACTCACCTTCGTCTTTCTGTAAATGATTCATTCACAACAACAGGCCTCTTATCATTAACGAATTGTTCTTCACTGATAGCAAATGTCCTCCATAGGTTCTCcattatttcccatcatgctctCTATGTCACCACAgggacatatttaaaaaatgcataatcttgtgaatatttttgatggttttttgctcaaaaagaggcttaaaaaatgaaattcttgCTGCATCTGCACTTCTTCATCTGTGGTGTGTTTACGTCAGCTTTTCCTTCATGAAACCACCGTGCGGCTGATGGCGGGAGCCAGCCCAACGAGAACCCATCAGCTGCTGGAGCACAACCTGCGCCGCAGGACCCACAGCTCATACTCAGCCGGTACAACACCATCCGCTCTTCTTTAAGTGCAACATACTTTGGGATGTCActaatctgtcttttttttttctccctcacaATCTCTGCTGTTTTCAGAGGGTGAGTGCATTCTAGGTGAAAGGGAGAGAGCCCACGCCATTCTGCTCGCCTGCCGTCACCTCCCCATGCCCCTGCTGACCCCACCAGGACACAGAGCGCGCCTGCTGGCCGAGGCCAAGCGGACTCTGGAGCGCGTGGGAGACCGCCGGTCCCTGCAGGACTGTCAACAGATCCTGCTGCGCCTCAGCGGGGGCACCACCATCGCTGCTTCCTAaacacattttgagtttttcctgTACATAAACCCGCTTTCCTCAACTACTTAAAAGTTGCAGTGCTGCAGCACCCCACCTTCTGGCCATTAGTGGTACTTTGAGCCTCTTTAGCATTGAGGGAGCCCGCTCTTCCCCCTTCCAATTCAGATCAGATCAAAACCGTTTCAGTTCTATGTTAAATTCAATCAATCTTGGGACAAACAAGCAAACGGGTCCAAGAAACAGTGATATGAGAAAAGGGAACATTATCTAAAAGCTGCTCACTACTGAGCTGCAGGACACAAAAACGGACAATCAGAGTCGGACAGAAGCTCAGAGCGTGCTGCTGTAACAGCTTTAGTTTGAGACTTTGAAGGGTTTTGCAGTTTTCTAGAGGAGACGGCAAACGTCTGAGTTTGGCTGTCCTACAGGATGCAAACAGGAAAGCTTACTAGCTGTGCAGTGCAGGGTAGTGTGTCTTTGTATCTACCTCAAACACTGTAAAATACCAGTGTTGTACTTCGACGCAAATGTCCTTTGTTACCCTCGGTTGCAGCTAAATTCCCATTTGTTGTTAGGACCGCTGGCCTGCCTCCCCCTGCTGGAGACATGCAGCAGCTTTAAGAATTTGGCTCGCAGCTGCAGAAGCTGCAATCACGATGAAGGCCCACTGATGAAGGCTCCAGGGAAACCTTTGGACTTGACAAACATTTACATAAGGGAGGGAAGCGCCCATGCAAAGGCCTGtttgcacacaggcacacaaaTGCGTATGCGCATTACTTTTGATGTCGTTATGCTTGTATATACATGTACAAAGGCAGATACGCGGTTCTAGATGTAACAGGAagtttttctgcttctgcttgACACTCGTCTGTGCTTGGGAGGCTTCAGGTTGAATTCCTCCAAACTTTTTCCTCAGACGTTCACGTAAGGTTGCCTTCCAGCAGCAGCCGTGGTCGTTTACCAGCTGACTCCATCCAGCTGTTCAGCTTCATACGTTGAGTGTTTGGAAGGATGTTtggaaacatgaaaacaaaaacggaTGAATCAAATTTTCCAAAAGGAGGTTCCTGCCTTGGAAGACTCTGAAGCAAAATGACCTTGATGTTCTGTATTCATTCATGTTCTAAGCCGCTTtgttccttttggggtcacggggctgctgctgcctatcccggccactggagggtgaaggcaggggacaccctggacaggttgccagtctgtcgcagggccacaaatcacaccgGTCTGATCTGACAGAGTTTGTCTTTTCAGATCTCTgtcctgttttcttttatttgtaattgttGACGTGTATGTGCCGCAGCACTTtggttgttatttttctttgctcAGAGTAATGTATTTAAAGGTATTGGTAATGTTTTTGTGGGGCGGTTTTGTTAAAGGtgggcttttctttttcttttttttttgaagaaatcaTCTTTAGGATCAGAGGGGCATctcaaaaaagctctttttttgtttgtacataACAATTCTTCATCTAAAATGTAAGCTTTGTCTGCAGAACTCACTCCTAtagttaataataaataatgtttgGAGATTTTAGGATCTATGGGTATACGGGCTGGAAATGTCAGGAATCAGTTTTCACGTCAAACTACAGTCAAAGGAACATAGAAAGGTTTAATCCGTTTGCATTCAAACTCTCTGACCGGTCAAGCGTCGGTCGTCAGCCTTTAaccagtgctttttttttttttttggttttctttgaaattgttactttatttttgtcttttgcccTATCAAATGTatgtctttcttttaaagttttataataaaatgtcACAACAGAATTTCACCTGCAGTTTGTGTACCTTTTTATATAGAAGATAATCAAGAAGTAAGACTCAAAACAACATCTCTGCTGGTTCGACTGATGGAAGTTTGCCATAAAATTGGTTTGACGAACAAAGTGGTGATGCTGCGTTTTGAAAATCAGTGtatcataaaagaaaaaggaaaatacttaAACTCAATTAACAAAAAAGCGCGATATTTCCACGAAAATGTTCCAGTAATGAAGTTCCTTCTACCAAGATCTAAAACTTAATGCTAAATATGAAGCTGCAATTCTTTGTATGCAATACGCTTCTATAGATAATTGCAAGAAAAGCATGACGAGATTCCACAAGAAATGAGAGTTGAACTGCTTTATAATGGAATGTAAATTTAATAATAAACAATATTAACCTTTTTTCCTTAACAGGTGTTGTGCCAAGAAATGTTTCCCCTGCCGGAATTTGTTTCCGCTGTCGCGGCACAACTTCTGGGACTGGGATCGTTGATTTGTTTCGTAGCCCTCATATTTTGCCACATTATATCGTAGACATGCACCTTCCTTTTACGcttatattttagttttaagaGACAAATTAACGATATCAGATACAGGGGAAACAAATCCTGGGAGGGGAAACATATCTTGGCACAACTCCTAGCTCGGCGGAACGATCCATAAGTACTTGTTTTCCGTCGGACGGAATCAAATGACGCGCATGTAAATAAAGTGGACCACCGCCGCTCACTCACGTGTTCACAatgaaaaacagtaaaaactttAACCGGGCCTCAAAGAAGTCTACATTTAAGCCCAGATCTAAGAGGAGAGAAAACAAATGCGTCGTTACGTTTGATGACAAAGACAGACAGTAAGTTTAAAGacgataaaaatgtttttaacggTTAGCTTTGGCTAATATTAGCATAACATGCTTGTGAATTCAAACTGAAAACAGAGACAGGAGAAGTTGTTGGgtgatatctatctatctatccagcTGTCTATCTATACtggtattttaaaaaaggatatGACGGaaataactaaacaaaaaatgaaagcaccgtctgtggtctgttttatatttaaacacAGGTAATAAATGTCAGCgcttgtttgttatttttcttccaaGCCTGGCATATACCTTATAGCAACTCTTTCACTTACTTTTGCTGAAACTTTTGACCTGTAATCACTCCACCACCTGTGATGACGACAGGAGAATACGAAATAATAGGGAAAAAGTGCCAGGCACCTTACCTGTGCCACGGGTTTATGTCCTTTAGGTTGGAGTTATGTTTCCTCTAGAAATTGCTTTATTTCTGATTCATGATTCATTTTTAGTCTCCTACAGTTTTCAGCTCAAAATGGGagtttgaattttaaataagaGGCCTTTTACCTTTTCCCCTTTTCAAGAGAGTATCTCACTGGATTCCACAAGCGGAAgttggaaagaaagaaagcagcagtgaaagaaatagaaaataaaataaaggatgagCAAAAAAGAGTCAAAGAAGAAGTAAGGTTCAAAATTTAGGATCTGACTTCCATCAGATCTGCTTTGCCTAACAAGAAATGCTGtcatttattgtgcttttatttttttgtagaggcttaaagaatacattaaaatgcTAAAGGAGAGGACAGAAGCTCTTGGTGAGTAAACCAAGAAGTAGATAGttgttatttttccttttgacgCTAAAGTCCGATTACCTTCTTCCTTTCTGGGTTGCAGCTGACGATGATCTTCTGGAAGATGTAGTGACGAGTAAAACTGAGTCTGTACAGTATGATCACCCAAACCATACTGTTACTGTGACGACCATCAACGATCTAGACCTCTCTGGGAACCATCTGCTTGAAACAACACGGGTAAACATTTAAGTCTTTTCTTTGGTTCTTTGAGTAAAAaggttttagcaaaaaaaaaaaaaaactgctggtaTTTGGTTTTCCAAATGAGCAGGATGGGGATGAAGGCAGCAAGGAAGAGGACGAAGAGAAGAAAGAACAAATTCCCACCATGCCAAAAAAAGCGGGGAATCCAATCATCAACAAGAAGTAAGTGGATTCTGTTGATatacatgtatgtgtgtgtgtgtgtgtatatacacCCAAGAGTCACCCAAGGTCACCTTACAGGTACAAAACAATCATAAAACTAGTtacaagaagaaaacatttgttaagttcattaaaaacaacaacaaaaaaaacaatagaattaTAAATTAATTAGGGTGGATTTGCTAGTCTCAAGAAGTGGGTTTTGAGATTTTTAGCAAACTGAAGGAGTGAGTCCATGTTCCGTAAATCAGAGGGAAGTGAGTTCCAGAGCTGGGGGGCAGAGCTCATGGAGGTGAGCCCACCGGTGGGTGCAACCAGCTGGAGGGAGGAGGCAGGACCCCAGGACAGAGCCTTGGGGCACACCTGTGATAACTGGAACTGTAGGAGAGGTGAATGCTTGCAATTGGAGGGTTGACTGTTTGAGTTTGCGGACAGGTAaatactttttgccccactgcacatggatttagtcgtcgcagggagcttgtgacccgtaAGACATACATAGGAGATGCGCTCCTTtccattttttcgtctgctccttaatcacaatgatttgaataaagaaatattcagaaatagactccagcttcctcccaccatccaaaaacatgcttcataggttaattggttactttaagctgtccctaggtgtgaatgtgagtgtgcaagggtgtgtgatttgtggccctgcgacagactggcgacctgtccaggatgtccccctccttcgcccacgagtggccaggataggctccagcagccccgtgaccccgaaagagacaaaacgggtttagaaaatgaatgaatgaaaatactcagaagtgcaattttgagatcaattttctttacttattttctCTATCATCAGTataatgacacaagaacatgttaaaaacaccacaaaaagtTTTCATGGGAGtgtctgttttaataaaaacaacaagcaGTAGAAGAGGAAGATTGAGGAAGATCTGATtgatgaaatatttcagtctgaCAATCTGGGTCTGAAAGGGGGGACATGGTCTATAGATCTATGTTTGCATCaactaaattgtttgttttatataaaaTCATCATTCAATGCTGCGTCTGATGGATAAATAAGACACATGAACTCCGTTTTTTCCCCGAATGTTCCCTTGTTTGGAATGAGTTGTGGATTTAAACGTGCTCACTGACCGCCGTCACTCTCAGATCTTAGTGTAATCCGTGGTTTTCCCCCTGCTTCAGGATTCGCTCCCTCACGGCAGCGCTCAACACTTACAccagaaagaggaagaggaaagggAAGCGGGCCGGCAGAGGCAGGCAAGGCCGTCCGACAGACAGGAGGTCCGATGTCACAGAGAATAAACGCAAAAGAGGGAAGACCACCAAGACCCAGAGACGCAGGCAGACTGGGAAGAAGGTCCATCACCAGGACTGATTTCTAATgtttctaatgttgttttttttcttaacgtGAGACTATTCATTTGGGATTAAAGGTTAATCTTTGTCATATCATGCAGTCGGAGTGATCTGAGTTTTTTTTGAGCACCATTGTTTGATAGGAAACCTGACGCTGTGGTCAACATCCTCTTCAGTTCATCAGGAAATCGGCCCTCCGCTCTGTTTCCTTCCAGCTCAGAGTTACCTGCGTGTGAGCTGCAGGACCACCCACCTGTTTCTGCTGAGTGCAGGTTTTAATGTATGGTAAACACCTCAATGCTGTTTACTTATTTACGTTCACC includes:
- the nol12 gene encoding nucleolar protein 12 — encoded protein: MKNSKNFNRASKKSTFKPRSKRRENKCVVTFDDKDRQEYLTGFHKRKLERKKAAVKEIENKIKDEQKRVKEERLKEYIKMLKERTEALADDDLLEDVVTSKTESVQYDHPNHTVTVTTINDLDLSGNHLLETTRDGDEGSKEEDEEKKEQIPTMPKKAGNPIINKKIRSLTAALNTYTRKRKRKGKRAGRGRQGRPTDRRSDVTENKRKRGKTTKTQRRRQTGKKVHHQD